The following are encoded together in the Humulus lupulus chromosome 5, drHumLupu1.1, whole genome shotgun sequence genome:
- the LOC133780178 gene encoding uncharacterized protein LOC133780178: protein MIKRKEIEIDSSLGKAVTNTTSLAENDQIPNDPTQKDAISVAFEVDKEVTIVQAHSDMPKPGNPNIPTLYELMTEPNLEIWDDWYDSEKDSESTWQPCTRRKPTKIKSPSWKPSGNSGVKFWSTPETKNHKNKRRTGKQKISLRNELEQPKRNLVTLEEFLPKELREKAIIGDDSVSDCCMTLLAEEGPESTLFESEKEVDEITLQDMRRKIVAKKAKEVKELEKATQDLHKPSSSTNKEFANDGRRDKSTGENEMTRAKYDILAHLKRIPALLSVYDALQMSREHRNALVVALTSPEFYTEKIEPIKPTSLEMHTSCMACITFDDKDRQLGAALHNRPLYVTGMVANVRVSRIMLDCGSAVNVLPLKTLRDVGLHPRQLSPSPLTIQGFNQVGEKVWGSITLKVEIGELNSEALFHVIDSDISYNVLLGRPWLHEYGVIPSTLHQCVKFCKEGKVRSVNADPNPFYGEQVNYADAKFYKSANVTILKEKLEEGKCHESLTSQKSLQVKQLSPVKSPQPKEEDLKVSNQKRTFKYIPKSQRGVGQKALTLIEDSMTALMTSFTLSLRKIDQSLPKGKMQISITFGENSKKNKRVVTLNKKSSTSVTLKAFKVEKKKFHVKKQKGITIHQNNDCLKASFEPDKLTEEEQKMFHNDDVPTPSLRVSVFDRLEASTSTPRVSAFERLGHETQEDEENIAQVNYLSFEESLTEEDESSSSNPSEDFIDILQPAPQEFEDGGQVTVDDLIEINLGTEDDPKPVFVSALLTEEELPQYKQVLRENKDVFAWGYQDMPGLDPKVVVHRLAVSKDATHVKQSQRRIRPELLPKIEAEIDKLRNCWFIREVKYLIWLANIVIVMKKNG from the exons ATGATCAAGAGAAAAGAAATTGAAATTGACTCTTCTCTTGGAAAAGCGGTGACAAATACGACTTCCTTAGCGGAGAATGACCAAATACCAAACGATCCCACACAAAAGGATGCAATTTCTGTGGCATTTGAAGTTGATAAGGAAGTTACAATAGTTCAAGCTCACTCAGACATGCCGAAGCCAGGAAATCCAAATATTCCTACTTTGTATGAGCTCATGACAGAGCCCAATTTAGAAATTTGGGATGATTGGTATGATAGTGAAAAGGATTCAGAAAGTACATGGCAACCATGTACTCGAAGAAAACCTACAAAAATTAAAAGTCCATCTTGGAAACCATCTGGAAACTCTGGAGTCAAATTCTGGAGTACACCTGAAACAAAGAATCACAAGAATAAGAGAAGGACTGGAAAGCAAAAAATTTCTTTAAGAAATGAACTTGAACAACCAAAACGAAATCTAGTAACTCTAGAGGAGTTTTTACCAAAAGAGTTACGGGAAAAGGCAATTATTGGTGACGACAGTGTGTCAGATTGCTGCATGACTTTACTGGCAGAAGAAGGTCCTGAATCTACCTTGTTCGAAAGTGAAAAAGAGGTAGATGAAATTACCTTGCAAGATATGCGGCGGAAAATTGTTGCAAAGAAGGCAAAAGAAGTGAAAGAGCTTGAAAAGGCTACACAAGATCTTCACAAGCCTTCATCTTCGACCAACAAAGAATTCGCTAATGATGGTCGAAGAGACAAAAGCACTGGTGAAAATGAAATGACGCGAGCAAAATATGATATATTGGCTCATCTAAAGCGCATCCCTGCTCTCTTGAGCGTTTATGATGCACTGCAAATGTCTCGTGAGCATAGAAATGCACTTGTTGTTGCATTAACAAGTCCTGAATTTTATACAGAGAAGATAGAGCCAATAAAACCTACATCACTCGAGATGCATACCTCTTGTATGGCATGCATAACCTTTGATGATAAAGACCGTCAGTTGGGAGCCGCCTTGCATAATCGACCTCTCTACGTGACAGGTATGGTTGCTAATGTTCGCGTGAGTCGCATTATGTTGGATTGTGGATCAGCTGTGAATGTACTCCCCTTAAAAACCTTGAGAGATGTTGGTTTACACCCACGTCAATTGTCTCCGTCACCATTGACAATTCAAGGTTTTAACCAAGTTGGGGAAAAAGTATGGGGAAGTATCACATTGAAAGTTGAAATAGGCGAACTTAATTCTGAAGCCTTATTTCATGTCATTGATTCAGACATATCCTATAATGTGTTGTTAGGGCGACCTTGGCTTCATGAATATGGGGTCATTCCTTCAACACTTCACCAATGCGTTAAGTTTTGCAAGGAAGGCAAAGTCAGAAGTGTTAATGCAGACCCAAACCCCTTTTACGGGGAACAAGTGAATTACGCTGATGCAAAATTTTACAAGTCGGCTAATGTCACGATTTTGAAAGAGAAACTTGAGGAGGGAAAATGTCATGAAAGCTTAACCTCACAAAAATCCCTGCAAGTTAAGCAACTATCCCCTGTGAAATCTCCTCAGCCTAAAGAGGAGGACTTGAAGGTATCTAATCAAAAACGAACCTTCAAGTACATCCCTAAAAGTCAACGAGGAGTGGGACAAAAAGCTTTGACGCTGATTGAAGATTCGATGACAGCCCTTATGACGAGCTTTACTTTATCGCTGAGGAAAATTGATCAGTCACTACCCAAGGGTAAAATGCAAATTTCAATTACTTTTGGGGAAAATagcaagaaaaataaaagggtTGTCACTCTTAATAAAAAATCTTCAACTTCTGTAACTCTGAAAGCCTTCAAAGTGGAAAAGAAAAAGTTCCATGTCAAGAAGCAAAAAGGAATCACAATCCATCAAAATAATGATTGTTTAAAAGCTTCTTTTGAACCAGACAAGTTAACAGAAGAGGAACAAAAAATGTTTCACAATGACGATGTACCCACACCTTCCTTGCGGGTGTCGGTGTTTGACAGACTTGAAGCAAGCACATCCACCCCACGAGTGTCAGCATTCGAAAGACTT GGGCATGAAACacaagaagatgaagaaaatatTGCTCAAGTCAATTACCTCTCTTTTGAAGAAAGTTTGACCGAAGAAGATGAAAGCTCGAGCTCAAACCCTTCGGAAGATTTTATAGACATTTTGCAACCAGCACCTCAAGAATTCGAAGACGGAGGACAAGTAACAGTGGATGATTTAATAGAGATCAACCTTGGGACCGAGGACGATCCAAAGCCTGTATTTGTCAGTGCTTTATTAACCGAAGAAGAATTACCACAATACAAACAAGTCCTTCGTGAAAACAAAGATGTATTTGCTTGGGGGTATCAAGACATGCCAGGGTTGGATCCAAAGGTTGTCGTACACAGGTTGGCAGTATCGAAAGACGCTACCCATGTTAAACAATCTCAAAGAAGAATTCGACCAGAGCTACTTCCCAAAATTGAGGCAGAAATTGACAAGTTAAGAAATTGCTGGTTTATTCGGGAAGTTAAGTATCTCATTTGGCTCGCAAACATTGTCATTGTGATGAAGAAAAATGGGTAA
- the LOC133778557 gene encoding uncharacterized protein LOC133778557, giving the protein MVTPIPDQVKELWKEWNVRAIILFSLALQTFLIVAAPLRKRTSRKLVIFLLWTAYLLADWAASFAVGHISSKQNDDSSGGSKAKADDIIQAFWAPFLLLHLGGPDTITAFALEDNELWLRHLLGLVTQVIATAYVFIQTVPGNDLWISTVLMFFGGIIKYAERTRALYLASLNKFRESLLQKPDAGPNYAKLMEESSSKKDARLPTKIQMIPEPDVESKAFSKDVKEGDLEEIDIVNYGNNYFRIFKGLIVDSIFSFRERDESREFFMNRTAVDAFRVMEVELNLIYEVLYTKIEVVHNRIGYVFRFLSLASTVATLGLFYNVDKDDFKPFDVRTTYTLLLGAIFLDAIALLNLVCSDWTVIGMQKYPKIRQSCLSKIFERFLYLQRPKWHNGENNWVTRKVRAALFGRWSDAISGYNFITYNLRGCPDIDGNDQPDHPSVWKFVRNKIYFVVKCFKKLINKIIEQLGATTLIDELKYGIRYRMNKPLWKFIFTELQEKAEDADDPEIAKRICEARGSYVLLESTKYKDDKIKEITPYIDDVTYDQSLLLWHIATELCYQDDVLKNKKYKILYPKDEEYKESYQFSKVLSDYMLYLLVLQPTMMSAVAGIGQIRFRDTSEEAKKFFVRRGKGKRKEQEAGEAILGVDTNVEPVTVKGDRSKSVLFDACILAKKLGEFKDDKWKIVSSVWVEMLSYAASHCRPESHAQQMSKGGELITFVWLLMSHFGLGDQFQIKEGHARAKLIVEK; this is encoded by the exons ATGGTTACTCCAATTCCAGACCAGGTGAAGGAGCTGTGGAAAGAATGGAACGTTAGGGCAATCATTCTGTTCAGCCTCGCATTACAGACATTTCTGATTGTGGCCGCTCCCCTCAGAAAACGCACCTCCAGAAAACTCGTCATTTTCTTACTCTGGACGGCTTATTTGCTTGCTGATTGGGCGGCAAGCTTCGCTGTCGGCCACATTTCCAGCAAACAAAATGACGACTCCAGCGGTGGCTCTAAAGCCAAAGCAGACGATATCATACAAGCGTTTTGGGcgccatttcttcttcttcacctTGGTGGACCCGACACCATAACCGCCTTTGCTCTTGAGGACAATGAGCTCTGGCTCCGACACTTGTTGGGTCTCGTAACTCAG GTTATTGCCACTGCTTATGTCTTCATCCAAACTGTCCCGGGAAACGACCTGTGGATATCGACGGTCCTGATGTTCTTCGGCGGAATCATCAAGTACGCCGAGCGAACTCGCGCTCTCTACCTAGCGAGCTTAAACAAATTCCGGGAATCTCTGCTCCAAAAACCCGACGCGGGCCCGAACTACGCTAAGCTCATGGAGGAGTCCTcgtcaaagaaagatgccagaCTTCCGACGAAGATCCAGATGATCCCCGAGCCCGACGTGGAATCGAAAGCCTTCAGCAAAGACGTGAAAGAAGGTGACCTAGAAGAGATCGACATCGTTAATTACGGCAATAATTACTTCAGGATCTTCAAAGGTCTAATTGTCGACTCCATCTTCAGCTTCCGAGAGCGCGACGAGAGCCGTGAGTTTTTCATGAATAGGACGGCAGTAGACGCCTTCAGAGTCATGGAGGTTGAGCTCAACTTAATCTACGAAGTGCTGTACACCAAGATCGAAGTGGTTCATAATAGAATCGGCTACGTATTCCGTTTCTTGTCGCTCGCTTCTACCGTGGCCACTCTTGGACTCTTCTACAATGTCGACAAAGACGATTTCAAGCCGTTTGATGTCAGAACTACTTACACTTTGCTTCTTGGGGCCATTTTTCTGGACGCTATAGCTCTTTTAAATCTGGTATGTTCGGATTGGACTGTCATTGGAATGCAGAAGTACCCGAAAATAAGGCAGTCGTGTCTGTCGAAAATATTTGAACGCTTTCTCTATTTGCAGAGGCCAAAATGGCATAACGGGGAGAACAATTGGGTTACAAGGAAAGTAAGAGCGGCGCTATTTGGGCGGTGGTCGGACGCGATATCGGGGTACAATTTCATAACTTATAATCTAAGAGGATGTCCAGACATTGACGGCAACGATCAGCCTGATCATCCAAGTGTTTGGAAATTCGTACGTAACAAAATATATTTTGTCGTCAAGTGTTTTAAAAAGCTCATTAACAAAATCATTGAACAGTTGGGTGCGACAACCCTTATAGATGAACTAAAGTACGGCATTAGATACAGAATGAATAAGCCTCTATGGAAATTCATCTTTACGGAGTTACAAGAGAAGGCAGAGGATGCTGATGATCCGGAAATTGCCAAAAGAATCTGCGAAGCAAGAGGCTCTTATGTTCTTCTTGAAAGTACGAAATACAAAGACGACAAAATTAAGGAGATAACTCCTTATATCGATGATGTCACTTATGATCAGAGCCTTCTGTTATGGCACATTGCTACGGAATTATGTTACCAAGATGATGTACTAAAGAATAAGAAATACAAAATTCTTTATCCCAAGGATGAAGAGTATAAGGAATCATACCAATTCAGTAAAGTACTTTCAGATTACATGCTTTATCTCTTGGTGCTGCAACCGACTATGATGTCGGCGGTTGCCGGAATCGGACAAATTAGGTTCCGGGACACAAGTGAGGAGGCAAAGAAGTTCTTCGTCCGGAGAGGAAAAGGGAAGAGGAAAGAGCAAGAGGCGGGCGAGGCCATTCTTGGGGTTGACACGAATGTTGAACCTGTGACGGTGAAGGGGGACAGGAGTAAGTCTGTTTTGTTTGATGCTTGTATCTTGGCCAAAAAACTTGGTGAGTTTAAGGATGACAAGTGGAAAATCGTGAGCAGTGTTTGGGTGGAGATGTTGTCGTATGCCGCCAGTCATTGTCGTCCGGAAAGTCATGCCCAGCAAATGAGTAAAGGTGGGGAACTTATTACTTTTGTTTGGTTGCTCATGTCTCATTTCGGGTTGGGAGATCAGTTTCAGATTAAGGAGGGTCATGCCAGAGCAAAGCTCATCGTCGAAAAGTAG